The following are encoded in a window of Pseudalgibacter alginicilyticus genomic DNA:
- the der gene encoding ribosome biogenesis GTPase Der, producing MSNIVAIVGRPNVGKSTFFNRLIQRREAIVDAVSGVTRDRHYGKSDWNGKEFSLIDTGGYVKGSDDVFEAEIDKQVELAIEEADAIIFMVDVESGVTGMDEEVAKLLRKVKKPVFLVVNKVDNAKRAEDAVEFYSLGLGEYYTVASINGSGTGELLDALVEALPEKETVVQEDLPRFAVVGRPNAGKSSFINALIGEDRYIVTDIAGTTRDSIDTKYNRFGFEFNLVDTAGIRRKSKVKEDLEFYSVMRSVRAIEHSDVCLIVLDATRGFDGQVQNIFWLAERNRKGIVILVNKWDLVEKDHKSVKEYEKAIRRQMEPFVDVPIVFISVLTKQRIFKAIETAVEVYKNRSKKIKTSQLNDIFLPIIENYPPPAYKAKFVKIKYIMQLPTPQPQFAFFCNLPQYVKEPYKRFLENKLREHFDFTGVPVSVYMRKK from the coding sequence ATGAGCAATATAGTCGCAATAGTAGGTCGTCCCAATGTAGGGAAATCAACGTTTTTTAATCGTTTAATCCAACGTCGTGAAGCTATTGTGGATGCTGTTAGTGGTGTTACTAGAGATCGTCATTATGGAAAAAGCGATTGGAATGGTAAAGAGTTTTCTTTAATTGATACTGGTGGTTATGTAAAAGGAAGTGATGATGTTTTTGAAGCAGAAATTGATAAACAAGTAGAGTTGGCTATAGAAGAGGCCGATGCTATTATTTTTATGGTAGATGTAGAGTCAGGTGTTACAGGGATGGATGAAGAGGTTGCTAAACTATTAAGAAAAGTCAAAAAGCCTGTTTTTTTAGTTGTTAATAAGGTAGATAATGCTAAACGCGCTGAAGATGCTGTAGAATTTTATTCATTAGGATTGGGGGAGTATTATACGGTTGCTAGTATAAATGGTAGTGGAACAGGGGAGTTATTAGATGCTTTGGTGGAAGCCTTGCCAGAAAAAGAAACCGTCGTTCAGGAAGATTTGCCCCGTTTTGCAGTTGTTGGACGTCCTAATGCAGGAAAATCATCTTTTATTAATGCACTAATTGGAGAAGATAGATATATAGTTACCGATATTGCAGGTACTACACGTGATTCTATTGATACCAAATACAACCGTTTTGGTTTTGAATTTAATTTAGTTGATACTGCAGGTATTAGAAGAAAATCTAAAGTAAAAGAGGATTTAGAGTTTTACTCGGTTATGAGAAGTGTACGTGCCATTGAGCATAGCGATGTGTGTTTAATTGTTTTAGATGCCACTCGTGGGTTTGATGGACAAGTACAAAATATTTTTTGGTTAGCAGAACGAAATAGAAAAGGGATTGTTATTTTGGTAAATAAATGGGATTTGGTTGAGAAAGATCATAAATCTGTAAAGGAATACGAAAAAGCTATCAGACGTCAAATGGAACCTTTTGTAGATGTGCCTATTGTTTTTATTTCTGTTTTAACAAAACAGCGTATTTTTAAAGCTATTGAAACTGCTGTTGAGGTTTATAAAAACCGTTCTAAAAAAATTAAAACAAGTCAGCTTAATGATATTTTTCTTCCTATTATAGAAAACTATCCGCCACCAGCTTATAAGGCTAAATTTGTTAAGATTAAATACATTATGCAGTTGCCAACACCGCAACCACAATTTGCGTTTTTCTGTAACCTGCCTCAGTATGTAAAAGAACCATATAAGCGTTTCTTGGAGAATAAATTACGCGAACATTTTGATTTTACTGGTGTTCCTGTGAGTGTGTACATGCGGAAAAAATAG
- a CDS encoding TonB-dependent receptor, with protein sequence MKYFVLSILLVFTTFAFSQSKSFQITGKLISAEDNQPLEAATVYVERLKDSSLVTYNITDFDGGFSLENQTSDSKLKLLISYVGYQTYSKIINLSDSEINLGTVEMRLDANALNEVVITSTAPITIKKDTMEFNANSFKTKKDANVEDLLKELPGVEIDEEGGITVNGKDVDKVLVNGKPFFGDDPTITTRNLTKDIIEKIQVLDTKTKDQAFTGEESDSENKTVNLVIKEENNKGVFGRVAGGVGTDERYEFAGMFNRFDNDQRISVLAGGNNVNSPGFSFGEIRKMFGGSIDSRSFGGGQGITTSKNFGTNYADEFSEGRDITANYFYSESSSENKSTRDRENILPDSRYFTNSNSSSYSDNKNHKMNLEYDIEIDSTLLINIEPRFSYTNSRTVYNEDEASSDASNVLTNESVSISDVETIGRNFNNDIDVTKRFGTKGAFVKFSLENEFDSRDRDDYLNSETNIYGDNSETIVRDQFTDEKRDITNFNSQLTYRMPLVGRSFYVDLKYQYNRNKQEDVKSTYDKDVNTGEFTDFNTDLSTSFEYINETTSPAVELEYRDKKMSTSFETSYLFRNLKSKDNLRPILNLNRDFEAVELRYRFRYRFSTKESFSLGYTLNNDAPQINQLQAFQNVSNPLNTVIGNPNLNPESNHSIYMRYNSYDFQKGSGFYGYLRANFEENKVVSKSTINEDLVKETTYANVDGSYGYYGFMSYNKKVRLDSIRTVDVNIGIGPNVSRNINFNNDVKYASQNVSLAPSAALRFIWKDVMEFNPRYSMSFTKSSYDIERFEDQEFVNHSLNLNTATFLPKKFEWRNDIQFNYNPNIAPGFQNSAWFWNTTLAYSVLEDQGTVTLKAYDLLNQNTNARRIATANYIEDSESTVLQQYFMLSFSWKFNSLGSAAYETDDRGGRYRRR encoded by the coding sequence ATGAAGTATTTTGTTCTAAGTATTTTACTTGTATTTACAACCTTTGCTTTTTCGCAATCAAAGTCCTTTCAAATTACAGGAAAACTAATTTCTGCTGAAGATAATCAACCATTAGAAGCAGCAACGGTTTATGTGGAACGTTTAAAAGATAGTTCGTTGGTGACCTACAACATTACCGATTTCGATGGAGGTTTTTCATTAGAAAATCAAACGAGCGATTCAAAATTAAAGTTGCTTATTTCTTATGTGGGATATCAAACCTATTCAAAAATTATAAATCTTAGCGATTCTGAAATCAATTTAGGGACTGTTGAAATGCGTTTAGATGCAAATGCTTTAAATGAAGTGGTAATAACCTCTACGGCACCAATTACTATTAAAAAAGATACCATGGAATTTAATGCAAATTCTTTTAAAACAAAAAAAGATGCCAATGTAGAAGATTTATTGAAAGAATTGCCTGGAGTTGAAATTGATGAAGAAGGTGGTATAACAGTAAATGGAAAGGATGTAGACAAGGTTTTAGTTAACGGTAAACCATTTTTTGGTGACGACCCCACCATTACCACCAGGAATTTAACCAAAGATATTATTGAGAAAATTCAAGTTTTAGATACTAAAACAAAAGACCAAGCTTTTACAGGTGAGGAGTCTGATAGCGAAAATAAAACAGTGAATTTGGTGATAAAAGAGGAAAACAACAAAGGTGTTTTTGGACGTGTAGCTGGAGGAGTAGGTACCGATGAGCGTTACGAATTTGCAGGTATGTTTAATAGGTTTGATAATGATCAGCGTATTAGTGTTTTAGCTGGTGGAAATAATGTAAACTCTCCAGGGTTTAGTTTTGGCGAAATTCGAAAAATGTTTGGAGGTAGTATAGATAGTCGGTCTTTTGGTGGCGGACAAGGTATTACAACTTCAAAAAATTTTGGAACAAATTATGCCGATGAATTTTCAGAAGGACGAGATATAACTGCAAATTATTTCTATTCAGAAAGTAGTTCAGAAAATAAATCAACCAGAGATAGAGAAAATATTTTACCAGATTCTAGATATTTTACGAATTCTAATTCTAGTTCTTATAGTGATAATAAAAATCATAAAATGAATTTAGAATATGATATAGAAATAGATTCAACCTTATTAATTAATATCGAACCTCGATTTAGCTATACCAATAGTAGAACGGTTTATAACGAAGATGAAGCTTCTAGTGATGCATCAAATGTTTTAACCAATGAATCTGTTTCTATTTCTGATGTTGAAACTATAGGGCGTAACTTTAATAATGACATTGATGTTACGAAACGATTTGGTACTAAAGGCGCCTTTGTAAAGTTTAGTTTGGAAAATGAATTTGATTCAAGAGATAGGGATGATTATTTAAATTCTGAAACAAATATATACGGTGATAACTCAGAAACAATTGTTAGAGATCAGTTTACAGATGAAAAACGAGATATTACTAATTTTAACTCACAGCTTACTTACAGGATGCCTTTAGTAGGGAGGTCTTTTTACGTTGACTTAAAATATCAATACAATAGAAATAAGCAGGAAGATGTTAAAAGTACTTATGATAAAGATGTCAACACAGGTGAATTTACAGACTTCAATACAGATTTAAGTACTTCTTTTGAGTATATAAATGAAACCACTTCACCAGCAGTTGAGCTTGAGTATAGAGACAAAAAAATGTCAACAAGTTTTGAAACAAGCTACCTTTTTAGGAATTTAAAAAGTAAAGATAATTTACGGCCAATATTAAATTTAAACAGAGATTTTGAAGCTGTGGAGTTGCGTTATAGGTTCAGATATAGATTTAGTACTAAAGAATCATTTTCACTTGGTTATACCTTAAATAATGACGCGCCCCAAATAAATCAATTACAAGCATTTCAAAATGTATCAAACCCATTAAATACGGTTATTGGTAATCCAAATCTTAACCCTGAATCTAACCATAGTATTTATATGCGATACAATTCTTATGATTTTCAAAAAGGTTCTGGGTTTTACGGGTATTTAAGAGCTAATTTTGAGGAGAATAAAGTGGTGTCTAAGTCCACTATAAACGAAGATTTAGTCAAGGAAACTACTTATGCTAATGTAGATGGTTCATATGGATACTATGGATTTATGTCTTATAATAAGAAAGTACGATTAGACTCGATACGAACGGTAGATGTTAATATTGGTATTGGACCTAATGTTAGTAGAAATATAAATTTTAATAATGATGTTAAATATGCAAGCCAAAATGTTTCGTTAGCACCATCAGCGGCTTTGCGTTTCATTTGGAAAGATGTCATGGAATTTAATCCAAGGTACAGTATGTCTTTTACAAAATCTTCATATGATATTGAGCGTTTTGAAGATCAAGAATTTGTAAATCATTCACTCAACTTAAATACGGCAACCTTTTTACCTAAAAAATTTGAGTGGCGTAATGATATTCAATTTAATTACAACCCTAATATAGCGCCAGGGTTTCAAAATAGTGCATGGTTTTGGAATACGACATTAGCTTATTCCGTATTAGAAGATCAAGGTACAGTGACATTAAAAGCTTACGATTTGTTAAATCAAAATACCAATGCACGTCGTATAGCAACAGCAAACTATATTGAAGATTCAGAAAGTACCGTTTTGCAACAATATTTTATGTTGAGTTTTAGCTGGAAATTTAATAGTTTGGGTAGTGCAGCCTATGAAACAGATGATAGAGGCGGTAGGTATAGAAGGCGTTAG
- a CDS encoding TPM domain-containing protein: MQVLIISNQSHNKKQTALIRILLFTLLSFNIAFAQFNIPEKPTKTEEQTSVYDYVNLLSSSEKSTLEQKLIKYSDTTSTQIVVAIIGSTKGENIGLLAPRWGHEWGVGQAKEDNGVFILLARDDRQIWIAPGYGVEHKLTAGITGELIRNIIIPEFRKNDYYSGLNKGADAIFQVLNGEYKGTRKSATDSGFPSQVIIMLIFIFIIILVSISKNRHGGGGKNGGNKSGGISILDAIILSNMGRGSYGGRSSSGWGGSSGGGGFGGGFGGGFGGGGFSGGGAGGSW; the protein is encoded by the coding sequence ATGCAGGTTTTAATAATCAGTAATCAGTCTCATAACAAAAAACAAACAGCGCTTATCCGTATTCTGTTGTTCACGCTTCTTTCTTTTAACATTGCGTTTGCTCAATTTAACATTCCAGAAAAACCGACTAAAACAGAAGAACAAACGAGTGTTTATGACTACGTAAATTTACTTTCATCATCTGAAAAAAGCACTTTAGAGCAGAAACTTATAAAGTATTCTGACACAACTTCCACACAAATTGTAGTGGCCATAATTGGCAGTACAAAAGGTGAAAATATTGGGCTTTTAGCTCCAAGATGGGGTCATGAATGGGGGGTTGGTCAAGCCAAAGAAGATAATGGTGTGTTCATTTTACTTGCTCGAGACGACAGACAAATATGGATTGCTCCTGGATATGGTGTGGAGCATAAATTAACGGCTGGTATTACTGGAGAACTTATACGCAATATTATTATTCCCGAATTTAGAAAAAATGATTACTACAGTGGTTTAAACAAAGGAGCAGATGCTATTTTTCAAGTTCTAAACGGCGAATATAAAGGCACTCGGAAATCTGCAACCGACAGCGGGTTTCCTTCACAAGTAATTATCATGCTTATTTTTATTTTTATAATTATACTCGTTTCTATTTCAAAAAACAGACATGGTGGCGGTGGTAAAAATGGCGGAAATAAATCTGGTGGAATTAGCATTTTAGACGCCATTATATTAAGTAATATGGGGCGTGGCAGTTATGGCGGACGTTCATCAAGTGGCTGGGGCGGAAGTTCTGGTGGCGGTGGCTTTGGCGGTGGCTTTGGTGGCGGCTTTGGTGGCGGTGGCTTTTCGGGAGGTGGCGCTGGAGGAAGTTGGTAA
- a CDS encoding TPM domain-containing protein: MSKIEDFLTAEEEQEIIEAIRIAEKNTSGEIRIHIEKTSKTDPFNRALEVFHYLKMDNTKQQNGVLIYVAVEDKSFVIYGDKGINDVVPKDFWDSTKNVIQSHFKNGRFKQGLLDGVLKAGEQLQTYFPWKHGDINELPNTISKG; encoded by the coding sequence ATGTCCAAAATAGAAGACTTCCTGACTGCTGAAGAAGAACAGGAAATCATAGAAGCCATTAGAATAGCTGAAAAAAACACATCTGGTGAAATTCGCATACACATTGAAAAAACATCTAAAACCGACCCTTTTAACCGTGCTTTAGAAGTTTTCCACTATTTAAAAATGGATAATACAAAACAACAAAATGGTGTTTTGATTTATGTTGCCGTAGAAGATAAATCTTTTGTTATTTATGGTGACAAAGGGATTAATGATGTGGTACCTAAAGATTTTTGGGATAGCACAAAAAATGTAATACAATCTCATTTTAAAAACGGTAGATTTAAACAAGGTCTTTTGGATGGAGTTTTAAAAGCTGGCGAACAATTACAAACCTATTTCCCTTGGAAACATGGCGATATTAACGAATTACCCAACACCATTTCTAAAGGTTAA
- a CDS encoding LemA family protein: MKKWLPLIIIGILIFGLYSWGKGFNNTAVNLNENVGEAWGNVQTSYQRRNDLIGNLVNTVKGAADFEKSTLEAVINARAKATSISIDPANVTPEQLAQYNQVQGGLSGALKSLLVTVERYPDLKANQNFLKLQDELTSTENTIQTARTRYNEAIKPYNVHVKTFPNSLLAGILNFDDKPYFDAEVGADQPVNVEFDFN, from the coding sequence ATGAAAAAATGGTTACCATTAATTATCATCGGAATACTAATATTTGGTCTATATTCTTGGGGAAAAGGATTTAACAATACAGCTGTAAATCTAAATGAAAATGTAGGTGAAGCTTGGGGAAATGTACAAACATCCTATCAGCGTAGAAATGATCTTATTGGAAATTTAGTAAATACGGTTAAAGGTGCTGCAGATTTTGAAAAAAGCACTTTAGAAGCGGTTATAAATGCCCGAGCAAAAGCAACTTCTATCTCTATTGATCCTGCTAACGTAACTCCAGAGCAATTAGCCCAATACAACCAAGTTCAAGGAGGTTTAAGTGGTGCTTTAAAAAGCTTGTTAGTTACTGTAGAACGTTATCCAGACCTAAAAGCCAATCAAAACTTTTTGAAATTACAGGATGAGTTGACCAGTACGGAAAATACTATCCAAACAGCAAGAACACGTTACAACGAAGCTATAAAACCTTATAATGTACACGTTAAAACATTTCCTAACTCGTTACTTGCGGGCATTTTAAATTTTGACGACAAACCGTATTTTGATGCGGAAGTTGGTGCTGACCAACCTGTTAATGTAGAATTCGATTTCAATTAA
- a CDS encoding MerR family transcriptional regulator → MHIELPDKRYYGIGEVAKAFGVNTSLIRFWEKEFDALKPKKNAKGNRKFTPEDIKNLKLIYHLVKERGFTLEGAKIHLKEDKKETLSNFDIIDKLENIKNQLIKIKDQL, encoded by the coding sequence ATGCATATAGAACTTCCAGACAAAAGATATTATGGTATTGGCGAAGTAGCCAAAGCCTTTGGTGTTAACACCTCTTTAATTCGCTTTTGGGAAAAAGAATTTGACGCACTAAAACCAAAAAAAAATGCCAAAGGCAACAGGAAATTCACACCAGAAGACATTAAAAACTTAAAGCTAATCTACCATTTAGTTAAAGAACGTGGTTTTACTTTAGAAGGTGCCAAAATTCATTTAAAAGAAGACAAAAAAGAAACACTTTCAAATTTTGATATTATAGATAAATTAGAAAATATAAAAAACCAATTAATTAAAATTAAAGATCAGTTGTAA
- a CDS encoding M23 family metallopeptidase has protein sequence MNKVKYYYDSETLSYRKIERKKRTTFKYAFMFILAASLFAFMFVFIAGQYVESPKTKALKRELQNMQLQYELLNKKMAHAETVLTNIAERDNNIYRVYFEANPIPEEQRRAGFGGINRYKELEGFDNSKLIIESNKRLDILEKQIVVQSKSLDEIAVLAEEKEKLLAAIPAIQPVRNEDLKRMASGYGMRSDPFTKVRKMHWGMDFSAPRGTPVYASGDGVVTRADNNASGYGNHIRIDHGYGYESLYAHLFKYNVKKNQKVNRGDLIGFVGSTGRSEAPHLHYEIFKDGSRINPINFYYGSLTAEEFNELLEHASLENQSLD, from the coding sequence ATGAATAAGGTAAAATATTATTACGATTCTGAAACACTTTCTTATAGAAAAATAGAACGAAAAAAAAGAACTACATTTAAGTATGCTTTTATGTTTATTTTGGCCGCATCTCTATTTGCGTTTATGTTTGTTTTTATAGCAGGTCAATATGTAGAATCTCCTAAAACAAAAGCCTTAAAAAGAGAACTTCAAAACATGCAATTGCAATATGAATTGCTGAATAAAAAAATGGCTCATGCAGAAACTGTTTTAACAAACATAGCAGAAAGAGACAATAATATTTACCGTGTGTATTTTGAAGCGAATCCCATTCCTGAGGAACAACGAAGAGCTGGTTTTGGAGGTATAAATAGATACAAAGAATTAGAGGGTTTTGATAATTCTAAATTGATAATTGAAAGTAACAAGCGTCTTGATATTCTTGAAAAACAGATTGTAGTACAGTCAAAATCACTTGATGAAATTGCTGTTTTAGCTGAAGAAAAAGAAAAACTTTTAGCCGCTATTCCTGCAATTCAACCCGTTAGAAATGAAGATTTAAAACGAATGGCATCTGGATACGGCATGCGTTCAGACCCTTTTACAAAAGTAAGAAAAATGCATTGGGGTATGGATTTTTCAGCCCCTCGAGGCACGCCGGTTTATGCCAGTGGTGATGGTGTTGTAACTAGAGCAGATAATAACGCGTCTGGCTATGGTAATCATATTAGAATAGATCATGGCTATGGGTACGAAAGCTTATATGCTCATTTATTCAAATACAATGTTAAGAAAAACCAAAAAGTAAACCGTGGTGATCTTATAGGTTTTGTTGGAAGTACAGGGCGTTCTGAAGCCCCACATTTACATTACGAAATTTTTAAGGATGGCAGTCGCATCAACCCCATCAATTTTTACTATGGCAGCTTAACAGCAGAAGAGTTTAATGAATTACTTGAGCATGCTTCTTTAGAAAACCAATCCTTAGATTAA
- the alaS gene encoding alanine--tRNA ligase: MKSQDIRLQFLKFFEDKKHSIVPSAPMVLKDDPTLMFVNSGMAPFKEYFLGNAQPKNNRLVDSQKCLRVSGKHNDLEEVGYDTYHHTLFEMLGNWSFGDYFKKEAIAWAWELLTEVYKIDKDILYVTVFEGSDEDKLPMDNEAYDLWKEFVDEDRILKGNKKDNFWEMGDQGPCGPCSEIHVDIRSAEEKAKVSGKSLVNKDHPQVVEIWNLVFMQYNRKANGSLEVLPAKHIDTGMGFERLCMVLQNVQSNYDTDVFTPIIREVETIADKKYGKDEKVDVAIRVICDHVRAVAFSIADGQLPSNTGAGYVIRRILRRAVRYGFTFLDKKEPFIYRLVEVLSKKMGEAFPELKSQKGLIENVIKEEEQSFLRTLDQGLILLNRIVEETEGKIVSGEKAFELYDTYGFPIDLTALILSEKGLKLDEKGFDEELQKQKNRSRAASEMSTDDWVVIKEDAVQEFVGYDTLEAQVKLVRYRKVTSKKDGEMYQLVFNLTPFYPEGGGQIGDRGYLKDSHGDVVYILDTKKENNVIIHFTKNLPSHLTESFKAVVSDENRHLSASNHTATHLLHQALRTILGTHVEQKGSLVKPESLRFDFSHFSKVTPEQLAEIEDFVNARIEGKLALEENRNVPMEKAVEDGAMALFGEKYGDTVRTIRFGKSIELCGGIHVKNTGDIWHFKIISESAVAAGIRRIEAITNQAVKNYYFENNRAYFEMKYLLNNAQEPVKALHSLQEENTSLKKQIEVLLKDKAKNIKGELKNELETINGIQFLAKKLDLDASGIKDVAFELGQQHDNLFLLFAAENEGKALLSCYISKELVANKGLNAGQVVRELGKYIQGGGGGQPFFATAGGKDPGGIDEALGKAKSYIL, from the coding sequence ATGAAGTCACAAGATATTAGATTACAATTTTTAAAGTTTTTCGAAGACAAAAAACATAGTATTGTACCATCAGCTCCTATGGTACTTAAAGATGATCCTACTTTAATGTTTGTAAACTCAGGGATGGCGCCTTTTAAAGAATATTTTCTAGGAAATGCCCAGCCCAAAAACAATCGCCTTGTAGATAGTCAAAAGTGTTTGCGTGTTTCTGGCAAGCATAATGATTTGGAAGAAGTTGGATATGATACCTATCATCATACTTTGTTTGAAATGTTGGGGAATTGGAGTTTTGGTGATTATTTTAAAAAAGAGGCTATTGCTTGGGCTTGGGAATTGCTAACTGAAGTTTATAAGATAGATAAAGATATTTTATACGTTACTGTTTTTGAGGGTAGTGATGAAGATAAGCTTCCAATGGATAATGAGGCGTATGATTTATGGAAAGAATTTGTAGATGAAGACCGTATTTTAAAAGGAAATAAAAAAGATAATTTCTGGGAAATGGGTGATCAAGGACCATGTGGCCCTTGTAGCGAAATTCATGTAGACATACGTTCTGCTGAAGAAAAAGCAAAGGTTTCAGGAAAAAGTTTGGTAAATAAAGACCATCCTCAAGTGGTAGAAATATGGAATTTGGTTTTTATGCAGTACAACCGAAAAGCCAATGGAAGTTTAGAGGTATTGCCAGCTAAACATATTGATACTGGTATGGGATTTGAGCGTTTATGTATGGTGCTTCAAAATGTGCAATCCAATTACGATACTGATGTTTTTACCCCAATTATAAGAGAGGTTGAAACTATTGCCGATAAAAAGTATGGAAAAGATGAAAAAGTTGATGTAGCCATTCGTGTGATTTGTGATCATGTTCGTGCGGTAGCATTTTCAATAGCTGATGGACAATTGCCAAGTAATACGGGGGCTGGTTATGTTATTAGGCGGATTTTACGACGTGCTGTACGATATGGTTTTACATTCCTTGATAAAAAAGAACCGTTTATATATAGGTTGGTTGAGGTATTGAGCAAAAAAATGGGAGAAGCTTTTCCAGAATTGAAATCTCAAAAAGGATTGATTGAAAATGTAATTAAAGAGGAAGAACAATCTTTTTTACGAACCTTAGATCAAGGTTTAATATTGCTAAATAGAATAGTTGAAGAAACAGAAGGCAAAATTGTTTCTGGAGAAAAAGCTTTTGAATTGTATGATACGTATGGTTTTCCTATAGATTTAACGGCATTAATTCTTTCAGAAAAAGGGTTGAAGTTAGATGAAAAAGGTTTTGATGAAGAACTTCAAAAACAAAAAAATCGCTCGCGTGCCGCTAGTGAAATGTCAACAGATGACTGGGTAGTTATCAAGGAAGATGCCGTTCAAGAATTTGTTGGTTATGATACATTAGAAGCGCAGGTTAAGTTGGTAAGATACAGAAAAGTGACTTCCAAAAAAGATGGCGAGATGTATCAGCTTGTATTCAATTTAACTCCTTTTTATCCAGAAGGTGGTGGTCAAATTGGAGATAGAGGTTATTTGAAAGATTCGCATGGTGATGTGGTTTATATTTTAGATACAAAAAAGGAAAACAATGTTATTATCCATTTTACTAAAAATTTGCCCAGCCATTTAACGGAATCTTTTAAAGCAGTTGTAAGTGATGAAAACAGACATTTATCAGCAAGTAACCATACAGCAACTCATTTATTACACCAAGCATTACGTACTATTCTTGGTACACATGTAGAGCAAAAAGGCTCTTTAGTAAAGCCAGAGTCTTTGCGTTTTGATTTTTCGCATTTCTCAAAGGTAACACCTGAACAGTTGGCTGAGATTGAAGATTTTGTGAATGCACGAATAGAAGGTAAGTTGGCTTTAGAAGAAAACAGAAATGTTCCTATGGAAAAAGCTGTTGAAGACGGAGCGATGGCTTTGTTTGGAGAAAAATATGGCGATACGGTTCGTACCATTCGTTTTGGTAAATCTATAGAACTTTGTGGTGGTATTCATGTTAAAAATACAGGTGATATTTGGCATTTTAAAATCATATCAGAAAGTGCTGTTGCGGCAGGGATTAGGCGTATAGAAGCTATTACTAATCAGGCTGTTAAGAATTATTATTTCGAAAATAACCGTGCGTATTTCGAAATGAAATATTTACTGAATAATGCACAGGAACCTGTAAAGGCGCTTCATAGTTTACAAGAAGAAAATACCAGTCTTAAAAAGCAAATCGAAGTACTTTTAAAAGATAAAGCTAAAAATATAAAAGGTGAACTTAAAAATGAACTAGAAACCATCAATGGTATTCAGTTTTTAGCTAAGAAATTAGATTTAGATGCTTCAGGTATTAAAGATGTCGCTTTTGAATTGGGTCAGCAACACGATAATTTATTTTTACTGTTTGCGGCCGAAAATGAAGGCAAAGCATTGTTATCATGTTATATTTCCAAAGAATTGGTAGCTAATAAAGGCTTAAATGCAGGACAAGTAGTTCGAGAACTTGGTAAATACATTCAAGGCGGCGGCGGCGGACAACCGTTTTTTGCAACCGCAGGAGGAAAGGATCCAGGAGGTATTGACGAGGCTTTAGGTAAAGCTAAAAGCTATATACTGTAA
- a CDS encoding GSCFA domain-containing protein gives MKLQTQIPSKKQESNILIDYTANVLLLGSCFSENIGKKLEYFKFKYLQNPFGILFHPKAIETLISNAVNEKEFAEKDVFFHNEQWHCFDAHSVLSNVSKKDLIDQLNSQIELTNQQICNATHIIITLGTAWVYTYVESKLVVANCHKVPQKQFDKALLSIEEITILLKNIVDLVAGINNKATIIFTVSPIRHLKDGFVENTQSKAHLISAIHQMLDSNGKSSNVGAYFPSYEIMMDELRDYRFYSEDMIHPNQTAINYIWEIFKAVWISEDALKVMNNVDIVQKGLQHRPFNEHSEAHQRFLEKLEVKKHQLQTQFPHINF, from the coding sequence ATGAAACTACAAACTCAAATACCATCTAAAAAACAAGAATCTAATATTCTAATAGACTACACCGCTAACGTACTATTATTAGGGTCTTGTTTTTCAGAAAATATTGGCAAAAAATTAGAGTATTTTAAGTTTAAGTATTTGCAGAACCCGTTTGGTATTTTATTTCATCCAAAGGCGATTGAAACTCTCATTTCAAATGCTGTAAATGAAAAAGAATTTGCAGAAAAAGATGTTTTTTTTCACAATGAACAGTGGCATTGTTTTGATGCACATTCAGTATTAAGTAATGTTTCAAAAAAAGATTTAATAGATCAACTTAATAGTCAAATTGAATTAACAAACCAGCAAATATGCAATGCTACCCATATTATTATTACTTTGGGTACAGCTTGGGTATATACGTATGTTGAAAGTAAGTTAGTTGTGGCTAATTGTCATAAAGTGCCTCAAAAACAATTTGATAAAGCGTTATTGTCAATTGAAGAGATAACAATTTTATTAAAAAATATAGTGGATTTGGTTGCAGGTATCAATAATAAAGCAACCATTATTTTTACAGTCTCTCCAATACGACATTTAAAAGATGGTTTTGTTGAAAACACACAAAGTAAGGCCCATTTAATTTCAGCCATTCATCAGATGTTAGATAGTAATGGTAAATCTAGCAATGTAGGAGCTTATTTTCCTTCCTATGAAATCATGATGGACGAATTACGTGATTATCGTTTTTATTCTGAAGATATGATTCATCCCAATCAAACAGCTATCAATTATATATGGGAAATCTTTAAAGCAGTTTGGATTTCAGAGGATGCTTTAAAAGTCATGAACAACGTAGATATAGTTCAAAAAGGGCTTCAACATAGGCCTTTTAATGAGCATTCTGAAGCTCATCAACGTTTTCTTGAAAAATTAGAAGTAAAAAAACATCAATTACAGACTCAATTTCCTCATATTAACTTTTAA